The proteins below are encoded in one region of Streptomyces marianii:
- a CDS encoding FG-GAP-like repeat-containing protein: MSRTRNRSMLAAALAAVTGAAILTGTPATAATGPDALAGTEASVARLHIGEGDTTRSCSGALVDRQWVLTAAACFAVDPVNPTQVAAGKPALKTTATIGRSSLTGTGGHAADVAELVPSLTGDLVMARLATPTPTGIAPIELAASPAGEGDTLQAVGFGRTRTEWVPGAAHTASMKISALSDTELTLAGATANDALCKGDTGAPLLREAEEGVALVGIATRSRQGGCLGESETRTDAVATRTDDLADWIATTAGRSWALLMTAADFNGDKKADLLAIDAADDFLYAQPGDGKGKFGKRVKVNEGRWTNMRLLAATDFTGDGKADILAANTNGNLYLYPGNGRNGITGSSVVASGWGGIRLMTAADFNGDKKGDLIAAHTNGNLFFYPGNGKNFASGSVTSTGWTNMRMLSAGDFTGDGKADIYAVHNSGDLYLYSGKGNGTFNTASRTGRGWQSMRLLSEADFNGDQKSDLIAIHTNGSIYAYPGNDKGGFGTPVVTPAPAT, from the coding sequence TTGTCCCGTACACGCAACCGCTCCATGCTCGCCGCGGCCCTCGCCGCCGTCACCGGCGCCGCCATCCTCACCGGTACGCCCGCCACCGCCGCTACCGGTCCGGACGCCCTCGCCGGCACCGAGGCATCCGTCGCCCGCCTCCACATCGGTGAAGGCGACACCACCCGCTCCTGCTCCGGAGCCCTGGTGGACCGTCAGTGGGTGCTGACCGCCGCGGCCTGCTTCGCCGTCGACCCCGTCAACCCCACCCAGGTCGCCGCGGGCAAGCCGGCCCTCAAGACCACCGCGACCATCGGTCGCAGCTCCCTGACCGGGACCGGCGGACACGCCGCCGACGTCGCGGAGCTCGTGCCCTCTCTCACCGGCGACCTGGTCATGGCCCGCCTCGCGACACCCACCCCCACCGGCATCGCCCCCATCGAACTTGCCGCCTCCCCGGCGGGCGAGGGCGACACCCTGCAGGCGGTCGGCTTCGGCCGCACCAGGACCGAATGGGTGCCCGGAGCGGCCCACACCGCGTCGATGAAGATCAGCGCGCTTTCCGACACCGAGCTCACCCTGGCCGGTGCCACCGCGAACGACGCCCTGTGCAAGGGCGACACCGGCGCCCCCCTGCTACGGGAGGCCGAGGAAGGCGTCGCGCTCGTGGGCATCGCCACCCGCTCACGGCAGGGCGGCTGTCTGGGCGAGTCCGAGACCCGCACCGACGCCGTCGCCACGCGCACGGACGACCTGGCCGACTGGATCGCCACCACCGCGGGGCGGTCGTGGGCGCTGCTGATGACCGCCGCCGACTTCAACGGCGACAAGAAGGCCGACCTGCTCGCGATCGACGCGGCCGACGACTTCCTCTACGCCCAGCCCGGCGACGGCAAGGGCAAGTTCGGCAAGCGCGTCAAGGTCAACGAGGGCAGGTGGACCAACATGCGTCTGCTGGCCGCCACGGACTTCACCGGCGACGGCAAGGCCGACATCCTCGCCGCGAACACCAACGGCAACCTCTACCTCTACCCGGGCAACGGCAGGAACGGCATCACCGGCTCCTCCGTCGTCGCGAGCGGGTGGGGCGGCATACGCCTGATGACCGCCGCCGACTTCAACGGCGACAAGAAGGGCGACCTGATCGCCGCCCACACCAACGGCAACCTCTTCTTCTACCCGGGCAACGGCAAGAACTTCGCCTCGGGGAGCGTGACCAGCACCGGCTGGACCAACATGCGCATGCTCTCCGCCGGGGACTTCACCGGCGACGGCAAGGCAGACATCTACGCCGTCCACAACAGCGGAGACCTGTACCTCTACTCCGGCAAGGGCAACGGCACCTTCAATACCGCGAGCAGGACCGGCCGTGGCTGGCAGAGCATGCGCCTGCTCTCCGAAGCCGACTTCAACGGCGACCAGAAGAGCGACCTGATCGCCATCCACACCAACGGCAGCATCTACGCCTACCCCGGCAACGACAAGGGCGGCTTCGGCACCCCCGTCGTCACCCCGGCGCCTGCCACCTGA